Proteins co-encoded in one Rhodococcus sp. PAMC28707 genomic window:
- the trpB gene encoding tryptophan synthase subunit beta encodes MTSHLQSPRFKGGDLPESSLGLTDRSKHDPDIGGHFGVYGGRYVPEALMGVIEEVTVEYDKVRSDEKFLAELDRLQRDYTGRPSPVFEATRLSEHAGGARILLKREDLNHTGSHKINNVLGQVLLAKRMGKTRVIAETGAGQHGVATATACALLGLECVVYMGEVDTERQALNVARMRLLGSSVVAVTSGSRTLKDAINEALRDWVAHADDTYYCFGTVAGPHPFPSMVRDFQRIIGLEARQQVQASTGRLPDAIAACVGGGSNAIGIFHAFLDDASVRLVGFEAAGDGVDTGRHAATISGGSPGTLHGTYSYLLQDEDGQTTESHSISAGLDYPGVGPEHSYLHDIGRAEYRGITDTEAMDAFRLLCRTEGIIPAIESAHAIAGALKLGRELGKDKIVLVNLSGRGDKDVDTAAEWFGLVDADGEAHVDGEKGDPA; translated from the coding sequence GTGACCAGCCACCTTCAGAGCCCCCGTTTCAAGGGCGGAGATCTACCCGAGAGCAGCCTCGGGTTGACCGACCGCAGCAAACACGATCCCGATATCGGCGGGCACTTCGGTGTATACGGCGGGCGGTACGTTCCGGAGGCGCTCATGGGCGTCATCGAAGAAGTCACTGTCGAATACGACAAGGTGCGCAGTGACGAGAAATTCTTGGCAGAGCTGGATCGACTCCAGCGCGATTACACCGGGCGACCTTCCCCGGTGTTCGAGGCCACTCGGTTGTCCGAGCATGCTGGCGGCGCAAGAATTCTGCTCAAGCGAGAAGACCTGAACCACACTGGTTCTCACAAGATCAACAATGTCCTCGGACAGGTGCTACTTGCCAAGCGAATGGGCAAGACGCGGGTCATCGCGGAGACCGGGGCCGGGCAACACGGTGTCGCGACGGCCACGGCGTGTGCACTGCTGGGCCTGGAATGCGTCGTATACATGGGTGAGGTCGACACCGAACGTCAGGCTCTCAACGTTGCACGAATGCGGTTGCTCGGATCTTCCGTCGTGGCTGTCACCTCGGGGTCGCGGACGCTGAAGGATGCGATCAACGAGGCCTTGCGCGACTGGGTCGCGCATGCGGACGATACGTATTACTGCTTCGGAACAGTGGCTGGCCCGCACCCGTTTCCATCCATGGTCCGCGACTTTCAGCGGATCATCGGACTCGAAGCGCGCCAGCAGGTTCAAGCGTCGACCGGACGCCTTCCCGACGCCATTGCTGCCTGCGTCGGCGGCGGTTCGAACGCTATCGGCATTTTTCACGCGTTCCTCGACGACGCGTCTGTTCGTCTCGTCGGATTCGAAGCTGCAGGGGATGGCGTCGACACCGGCAGGCACGCTGCCACCATCAGCGGCGGCTCCCCGGGCACTTTGCACGGGACGTACTCATACCTTTTGCAGGACGAAGACGGCCAGACCACCGAATCGCACTCGATTTCAGCGGGATTGGACTACCCGGGCGTCGGCCCGGAGCATTCCTACCTGCACGACATCGGGCGTGCGGAGTATCGGGGTATCACCGATACCGAGGCCATGGATGCTTTTCGGCTGCTGTGCAGGACCGAGGGCATCATTCCGGCGATCGAATCTGCGCATGCGATCGCCGGCGCGCTGAAGCTGGGACGAGAACTCGGCAAGGACAAGATCGTGCTGGTCAATCTCTCCGGGCGCGGCGACAAGGACGTCGATACCGCGGCCGAATGGTTCGGTCTCGTGGATGCAGACGGTGAAGCGCACGTAGACGGCGAAAAGGGTGATCCCGCATGA
- the trpA gene encoding tryptophan synthase subunit alpha produces MTERPSRLGATFRACKDENRAALIGYLPAGFPTVEKSIEVFETMVSSGCDIVEVGIPYSDPVMDGPTIQAAADTALRAGARVRDVFTVVERVSASGGKAIVMTYWNLVMRYGIDAFARDLASAGGLGIITPDLIPDEADQWIAASDAHDLDRIFLVAPSSTEERLASTLKASRGFVYAASTMGVTGARDVVSSSAPELTARIRKHSDIPVGVGLGVRSGAQAAEIARYADAVIVGSALVSAVDKGLDAVAALTSELAEGVRSANVAL; encoded by the coding sequence ATGACCGAACGACCTTCCAGGCTCGGCGCCACGTTCAGAGCGTGCAAAGACGAGAATCGGGCCGCACTGATCGGCTACCTCCCGGCGGGATTCCCGACGGTCGAGAAGTCGATCGAGGTCTTCGAGACCATGGTGTCCTCAGGCTGTGACATCGTCGAGGTCGGTATTCCGTACTCCGACCCCGTCATGGACGGGCCCACTATCCAAGCAGCGGCAGATACCGCACTTCGTGCTGGTGCCCGGGTACGTGACGTGTTCACGGTCGTCGAGAGAGTCTCCGCGAGCGGCGGTAAGGCCATCGTGATGACCTATTGGAATCTCGTGATGCGCTACGGCATCGACGCTTTCGCCCGGGATCTCGCGAGTGCAGGCGGACTCGGCATCATCACTCCCGATTTGATCCCTGACGAAGCCGACCAGTGGATCGCTGCCTCGGATGCACACGATCTCGATCGCATCTTTCTCGTTGCACCGTCTTCGACCGAAGAGCGACTGGCCAGCACGCTGAAGGCCAGCCGCGGGTTCGTCTACGCGGCGTCGACCATGGGTGTCACCGGTGCTCGTGATGTTGTGAGCTCGTCCGCACCTGAACTTACTGCCCGGATCCGCAAGCATTCCGACATTCCGGTGGGTGTCGGTCTCGGTGTGCGCTCGGGTGCGCAGGCCGCCGAGATCGCACGTTACGCCGATGCAGTCATCGTCGGTTCGGCTCTGGTGTCCGCAGTGGACAAGGGTCTTGATGCCGTCGCGGCTCTGACCAGCGAACTCGCCGAGGGTGTCCGTTCGGCTAACGTAGCCCTGTGA
- the lgt gene encoding prolipoprotein diacylglyceryl transferase yields the protein MTSVVGSSTAVLAYIPSPPQGVWYIGPIALRAYALFIIVGIVVAVVWGDRRWVARGGTKGTVLDVAVWAVPFGLLGGRIYHVITDWSTYFGPGGDPVRALKVWEGGLGIWGAVLLGGVGAWIACRRRGIPLPAFGDAVGPPILLAQAIGRIGNYFNQELYGRETTRAWGLEIFERVNSAGRLDPLTGVSNGVIEKVVHPTFLYELLWSLAIVVLLVVVDRRYAIGHGRLFALYVAGYCAGRFWVELLRDDYATHIAGIRVNTFTSAIVFVLAVLYFVLAKKGREDPASLASKDHTSASADTEETETETEESELASDQKTDSAVEPEKDSAPTPGQEKDSPGK from the coding sequence GTGACTTCCGTCGTAGGATCCTCGACTGCCGTTCTTGCGTATATTCCCAGTCCGCCGCAAGGTGTTTGGTACATCGGGCCGATAGCGCTGCGTGCATACGCTCTCTTCATCATCGTCGGGATCGTCGTCGCCGTCGTCTGGGGTGATCGCCGGTGGGTGGCCAGAGGTGGAACCAAGGGCACCGTGCTCGACGTCGCAGTATGGGCAGTCCCGTTCGGCCTGCTCGGTGGCCGCATCTATCACGTCATCACGGATTGGAGCACCTACTTCGGGCCGGGTGGTGATCCGGTTCGCGCGCTCAAGGTGTGGGAAGGCGGGCTGGGAATCTGGGGTGCGGTTCTTCTCGGAGGGGTCGGCGCCTGGATCGCCTGTCGTCGTCGCGGAATCCCGTTGCCCGCGTTCGGCGATGCAGTCGGACCGCCGATCCTGCTCGCCCAGGCGATCGGTCGTATCGGTAACTACTTCAACCAGGAACTGTACGGGCGAGAGACCACGCGAGCATGGGGTCTCGAGATCTTCGAACGCGTCAACTCCGCCGGCCGCCTCGATCCTCTGACAGGGGTATCGAACGGTGTGATCGAAAAAGTCGTTCACCCGACGTTCTTGTACGAGCTTCTGTGGAGCCTCGCCATCGTTGTGCTGTTGGTGGTGGTCGACCGTAGATACGCCATCGGACACGGGCGCTTGTTCGCTCTGTACGTCGCCGGATACTGCGCCGGAAGGTTCTGGGTCGAACTGCTACGCGACGACTACGCCACGCATATCGCGGGAATTCGGGTCAATACCTTCACCTCGGCCATCGTGTTCGTACTGGCGGTCCTCTACTTCGTACTGGCTAAGAAAGGCCGCGAAGATCCGGCAAGCCTCGCGTCCAAGGACCACACGAGCGCCTCCGCAGATACTGAAGAGACCGAGACCGAGACGGAAGAGTCAGAGCTGGCATCGGACCAGAAGACGGATTCGGCGGTCGAACCCGAGAAGGACTCTGCCCCGACGCCGGGGCAGGAGAAGGATTCCCCCGGGAAGTGA
- a CDS encoding TM2 domain-containing protein, giving the protein METERIETERIETERIETPPDFGTPFDYDATAEASLSEQPATSETGPMTGAIGSGSGSGPGWAVHSGIGNGPGWGESPSYPPPTAPDPASDPTSDPTSDKGPGSGVSFDKPDAALSHGDTSPEQNFGASPYGQPGPVYGAPDPGYPQPNPNDQSYDQYQGGGYGPPPSGPPPGGFPPPPGYQQQGYPLPGYQPQPAYGGYPGAPYGVDPMAPYGRHPVTGEPFSDRSKLTAGLLGILLGAFGAGRFYLNQPGMAVAQIAVTWLTCGIGGIWPLIDGIMMLTGSVRDQHGRPLRD; this is encoded by the coding sequence ATCGAGACAGAACGAATCGAGACGGAACGAATCGAGACGGAACGAATCGAGACGCCCCCCGATTTCGGCACCCCGTTCGACTACGACGCGACTGCAGAGGCGTCGTTGTCCGAGCAGCCTGCAACCTCGGAGACCGGACCGATGACCGGTGCAATCGGATCGGGCTCGGGATCGGGCCCTGGATGGGCCGTGCATTCTGGAATCGGCAATGGTCCGGGGTGGGGCGAGTCGCCGAGCTACCCACCTCCCACCGCCCCCGACCCCGCCTCCGACCCCACCTCCGACCCCACCTCCGACAAGGGGCCAGGTTCCGGCGTCAGCTTCGACAAGCCAGATGCGGCACTGTCGCACGGCGACACTTCGCCCGAACAGAACTTCGGCGCGTCTCCCTACGGTCAGCCGGGCCCGGTGTACGGGGCGCCGGATCCTGGCTACCCGCAGCCGAACCCCAACGATCAGTCCTACGACCAGTACCAGGGCGGCGGTTACGGTCCACCGCCTTCGGGACCGCCACCGGGAGGATTTCCGCCACCGCCCGGGTATCAGCAGCAGGGATATCCATTGCCCGGATACCAGCCGCAACCTGCATACGGGGGTTATCCAGGAGCACCGTATGGAGTCGATCCCATGGCGCCGTACGGGAGGCATCCCGTCACCGGTGAGCCGTTCTCGGACAGGTCCAAACTGACAGCGGGTTTGCTCGGAATCCTTCTGGGCGCTTTCGGCGCCGGACGCTTCTACCTCAATCAGCCGGGCATGGCGGTCGCTCAGATCGCAGTCACGTGGTTGACCTGCGGAATCGGCGGGATCTGGCCGCTGATCGACGGGATCATGATGCTGACCGGCAGCGTGCGAGATCAGCACGGTCGGCCACTGCGGGACTGA
- a CDS encoding sensor domain-containing protein: MNRISLRPGTGSRRFRYSYADQSTATTGGAGSHRSLEILRELAVLVVALPLTLVGLVLATVCFALGAVAVATLLSAPLVLVFASIVRASATARRTVLAAVVGVPVAPPNRPAASSRRNPYVLAVAKLRSGRMWRDLGSHPTSLLAAVLSIGVVIGTIALIVRAVVWPAYAMGNPSFYELAWGGPTLAGAMAVHCVPGVVLLVVGPWLLRRLTRLCLLAAGVEWDTGHPASVGRKLRSAIGASSTGI; encoded by the coding sequence ATGAACCGCATATCGCTACGGCCGGGAACGGGCAGTCGACGATTTCGGTATTCGTATGCGGACCAAAGTACGGCAACAACCGGCGGGGCGGGGTCCCACCGCTCGCTCGAGATCCTCCGTGAGCTCGCCGTGTTGGTTGTTGCCCTGCCGCTCACTCTCGTCGGTCTCGTGCTGGCGACGGTTTGTTTCGCGCTTGGCGCTGTTGCGGTTGCGACTCTTTTGTCGGCGCCACTTGTATTGGTGTTCGCGAGCATCGTGCGGGCGAGTGCGACCGCGCGGCGTACTGTCCTTGCCGCTGTAGTGGGGGTACCCGTTGCCCCGCCGAACCGCCCCGCGGCGTCGTCGCGGCGAAACCCGTACGTCCTGGCTGTTGCCAAGCTTCGCTCCGGTCGGATGTGGCGGGACTTGGGTTCACATCCGACCTCGCTGCTCGCGGCCGTTTTGTCGATCGGGGTGGTGATAGGGACTATCGCTCTGATCGTGCGTGCCGTGGTGTGGCCGGCGTACGCCATGGGGAACCCGTCGTTTTACGAATTGGCATGGGGTGGGCCAACACTCGCTGGAGCGATGGCTGTGCATTGCGTCCCGGGTGTGGTTCTGTTGGTCGTCGGGCCGTGGTTGTTGCGGCGGCTGACCCGACTGTGTCTGCTCGCCGCTGGTGTCGAATGGGATACCGGGCATCCGGCCTCGGTCGGCAGGAAACTGAGAAGTGCAATTGGGGCAAGCAGCACCGGTATCTGA
- the pyk gene encoding pyruvate kinase, whose amino-acid sequence MSRRTKIVCTLGPATATSERIRELVESGMDVARLNFSHGDHPDHQANYERVREASNLTGKAVGILADLQGPKIRLGRFAEGKTTWAAGELVRITVDEVEGTHDRVSTTYKELAQDAKEGDRLLVDDGKVGLVVTGVEGNDVLCRVTEGGPVSNNKGVSLPGMDVSVPALSEKDIADLEFALDLGVDFIALSFVRSPADVELVHSIMDRVGRRVPVIAKIEKPEAVDNLEAIVLAFDAVMVARGDLGVELPLEQVPLVQKRAIQIARANAKPVIVATQMLESMIENSRPTRAEASDVANAVLDGTDAVMLSGETSVGKYVMETVRTMARIVETVETEGEGVPPLTHTPRTKRGVISYAARDIGERLDAKALVAFTQSGDTVRRLARLHTSLPLLAFTSIPEVRSQLSLSWGTETFLVPEVETTDAMVLEVDKALLELGRYNKGDQVVIVAGAPPGTVGSTNLIHVHRIGEEDR is encoded by the coding sequence GTGAGCCGACGTACGAAGATCGTTTGCACCCTTGGACCTGCGACCGCTACCAGTGAGCGAATCCGTGAACTCGTAGAGAGTGGAATGGATGTCGCCAGACTGAATTTCAGCCACGGTGATCACCCCGATCATCAGGCGAACTACGAGAGGGTTCGAGAGGCATCGAATCTCACCGGCAAGGCCGTGGGAATTCTTGCCGACCTCCAGGGCCCGAAAATTCGCCTCGGTCGATTCGCCGAGGGTAAAACCACCTGGGCCGCCGGTGAATTGGTGCGCATCACCGTCGACGAGGTAGAAGGCACCCATGATCGGGTGTCGACGACCTACAAGGAATTGGCCCAGGACGCCAAGGAAGGTGACCGGCTGCTGGTCGACGACGGCAAGGTCGGACTGGTCGTCACCGGTGTCGAAGGCAACGACGTTCTCTGTCGGGTCACCGAGGGAGGACCGGTCAGCAACAACAAGGGCGTATCCCTGCCGGGTATGGACGTATCGGTTCCGGCGCTGTCGGAAAAGGACATCGCGGACCTCGAATTCGCCCTGGACCTCGGTGTCGACTTCATCGCACTGTCCTTCGTCCGGTCGCCTGCCGATGTCGAACTCGTCCACTCCATCATGGACCGAGTCGGCCGCCGAGTGCCGGTCATCGCCAAGATCGAAAAGCCCGAAGCAGTCGACAATCTCGAAGCCATCGTTCTTGCATTCGACGCTGTGATGGTCGCCCGCGGCGACCTCGGCGTCGAGTTGCCGCTCGAACAGGTACCGCTGGTGCAGAAGCGTGCCATTCAAATTGCTCGCGCCAACGCCAAGCCCGTCATCGTCGCGACTCAGATGCTCGAGTCGATGATCGAGAATTCGCGGCCTACGAGAGCCGAAGCGTCCGACGTGGCGAACGCGGTCCTCGATGGAACCGATGCAGTCATGCTCTCCGGTGAGACCTCCGTCGGCAAATACGTCATGGAGACCGTGCGCACGATGGCTCGGATCGTCGAAACAGTCGAGACCGAGGGTGAGGGTGTTCCGCCCTTGACCCACACGCCGCGTACCAAGCGTGGCGTCATCTCCTATGCCGCCCGAGACATCGGTGAGCGCCTCGATGCCAAGGCGCTTGTGGCATTCACTCAGTCGGGCGACACCGTGCGACGCCTGGCCCGTCTGCATACCTCGCTCCCGCTGCTCGCGTTCACCTCGATTCCGGAGGTCCGTAGTCAGCTTTCCTTGAGCTGGGGGACCGAGACGTTCCTGGTTCCAGAGGTCGAAACAACCGATGCGATGGTGCTCGAAGTCGACAAGGCCTTGCTCGAACTCGGCCGCTACAACAAGGGCGATCAGGTCGTTATCGTCGCCGGTGCGCCGCCCGGCACAGTAGGCTCGACCAACTTGATCCATGTGCACCGAATTGGGGAAGAGGACCGCTAA
- a CDS encoding acyl-CoA thioesterase II: MADVGGSGAAALPGTEVKTDLQTLLGLLDLEKIGDGVYRGVHPRQVGSRTFGGQLLAQALIAAGRTVEGTTRDVHAVNAHFIRGGDVKKPIDYHVSIQRDGRAFANRQVTAIQDGNELFVMLAAFQDFGKGLEHSVELPDVPYPDTLPPLGDHFIGYEDRLQMFVNALKPIDMRYANDPTWIMQGTGERLTHNRVWMKADGELPDASIYHAATMAYASDTTVLDSIITTHGLSWGFDRIVAATVNHSIWFHRPFRFDEWALYATESPVAAGSRGLATGRFFSMDGLLLATVVQEGLIRHFPKKERLAT, from the coding sequence GTGGCAGATGTGGGGGGATCCGGTGCCGCAGCGTTACCCGGGACCGAGGTGAAGACGGATCTGCAGACGCTTCTCGGGTTGCTCGACCTCGAGAAGATCGGTGACGGTGTGTACCGGGGGGTGCATCCGCGCCAGGTGGGCAGCCGTACTTTCGGCGGCCAACTTCTCGCGCAAGCTCTGATCGCGGCCGGTAGGACGGTCGAGGGCACCACCCGCGATGTGCACGCTGTCAACGCACACTTCATCCGTGGCGGAGACGTAAAGAAGCCCATCGACTATCACGTGTCCATCCAGCGCGACGGACGCGCATTCGCCAACCGGCAGGTCACCGCGATTCAGGACGGCAACGAGTTGTTCGTGATGTTGGCCGCGTTCCAGGACTTCGGTAAAGGGCTCGAGCACAGCGTCGAACTACCCGACGTGCCGTACCCGGATACGTTGCCTCCGCTCGGCGATCACTTCATCGGATACGAAGATCGCCTGCAGATGTTCGTCAACGCACTCAAGCCGATCGACATGCGTTACGCCAACGACCCGACCTGGATCATGCAGGGAACCGGTGAGAGGCTCACGCACAATCGTGTGTGGATGAAAGCTGACGGCGAACTTCCCGATGCGTCGATCTACCATGCGGCCACGATGGCGTATGCGTCGGACACGACAGTGCTCGACTCCATCATCACCACTCACGGGCTTTCATGGGGGTTCGATCGGATCGTTGCGGCGACCGTCAATCACTCGATCTGGTTCCACCGGCCGTTCCGATTCGACGAATGGGCGCTCTACGCCACCGAATCACCGGTAGCCGCTGGTTCGCGGGGCTTGGCCACCGGTCGGTTCTTCTCGATGGACGGGCTGTTGTTGGCCACCGTCGTCCAGGAGGGTCTTATTCGACACTTTCCCAAGAAAGAACGACTGGCTACGTAA
- a CDS encoding nuclear transport factor 2 family protein yields the protein MNENRQEIVEQLTEIAWILDHKDWRRLGEIFTEDAEGYGQQGLPAITANTIRYLGRCGPTQHLTGNYRVRVDGDRATSTSYIRAMHFSAPGRPVQHWDFVGIYEDRWLRTDAGWRITHRSCQPLGTLGDLVLPVEDGA from the coding sequence ATGAATGAAAACCGCCAGGAGATCGTCGAGCAGCTCACCGAAATCGCCTGGATCCTCGACCACAAGGACTGGCGCCGCCTCGGCGAGATCTTCACCGAGGACGCCGAGGGCTACGGCCAGCAGGGACTGCCTGCGATCACCGCCAACACCATCCGCTACCTCGGCCGCTGCGGGCCCACCCAGCACCTGACCGGCAACTACCGCGTCCGGGTCGATGGAGACCGGGCCACCTCGACGAGCTACATCCGGGCCATGCACTTTTCCGCGCCGGGGCGCCCGGTGCAGCACTGGGACTTCGTAGGGATATACGAAGACAGGTGGTTGCGCACCGATGCGGGTTGGCGGATCACCCACCGTTCGTGTCAGCCCCTGGGCACCCTCGGCGACCTTGTCCTCCCTGTGGAGGACGGCGCCTGA
- a CDS encoding DNA-deoxyinosine glycosylase: MTTIHSFAPIVSDNAHTLILGSMPGVASLTAQAYYAHPRNTFWQIMGELFEAGPNLDYEDRVAALRRHGIAVWDVMKLCTRTGSLDSAIVESSIEINDIAALLETHPSINRIFFNGAKAEASYRRYAPTTARTTEVTTALLPSTSPAHASMGFDAKRAAWAVVDR, translated from the coding sequence ATGACCACCATCCACAGCTTTGCGCCGATAGTTTCGGACAATGCGCACACGCTGATACTCGGATCGATGCCTGGAGTCGCGTCACTGACCGCCCAGGCCTACTACGCACATCCACGAAATACGTTCTGGCAGATCATGGGCGAACTGTTCGAGGCCGGACCGAACCTGGACTACGAAGATCGAGTTGCCGCGCTACGACGCCACGGCATCGCCGTCTGGGATGTTATGAAGCTGTGCACGCGAACAGGAAGCCTCGACTCCGCGATCGTCGAATCCTCCATCGAGATAAACGACATCGCCGCACTCCTCGAAACTCACCCGTCGATCAACCGCATCTTCTTCAACGGCGCCAAGGCCGAAGCCAGCTATCGCCGGTACGCGCCGACGACGGCCCGCACCACCGAAGTTACGACGGCCCTGCTCCCGTCGACGAGTCCGGCGCACGCGTCCATGGGTTTCGACGCCAAGCGCGCTGCTTGGGCGGTCGTCGACCGCTGA
- a CDS encoding anthrone oxygenase family protein, with the protein MIERTTAVATMVAAIGCGLIAGVMLAFSICVMPALKNQPPSAAIATMQQINVSIVSPSFLTLFIGSAVAAIVAAAGSIWIGTGSQSLVVVGAILYVLCVVVTMVVNVPLNDTLAAASADSPAGAQVWSDYLDSWTAWNHARTGAAGAACVALTIAVRCQPSI; encoded by the coding sequence GTGATCGAACGAACGACCGCCGTGGCAACCATGGTTGCTGCTATCGGCTGCGGCCTCATTGCTGGAGTCATGCTCGCATTCTCGATCTGCGTCATGCCTGCACTGAAGAATCAACCACCGTCGGCGGCAATCGCGACGATGCAGCAGATCAACGTCTCGATCGTGTCACCGAGCTTCCTGACCTTGTTTATCGGCAGTGCCGTTGCCGCGATCGTCGCGGCCGCCGGATCCATCTGGATCGGCACCGGATCGCAGAGCCTCGTAGTGGTCGGCGCAATTCTGTATGTTCTCTGCGTCGTGGTCACGATGGTCGTCAACGTCCCGCTCAATGACACGTTGGCGGCAGCAAGTGCAGACTCCCCGGCCGGCGCTCAGGTCTGGTCGGACTACCTGGACAGCTGGACCGCGTGGAACCACGCACGCACAGGCGCAGCCGGAGCAGCCTGCGTCGCATTGACGATCGCCGTCAGATGTCAGCCCTCCATCTAG
- a CDS encoding NAD(P)H-binding protein, giving the protein MITVMGARGHVGNKIAHFLLDDGLPVRVLGRSARTLDDLAERGAEVQECDLLDTTRLAELLHEGSALFAMVPSNPFTENYSAEQDRFGASIASAISVSKVPTVVTLSSLGADRLDAPGVIGALHRQEARLRALTGVRVTALRPVSFFENLLAAVDQLVQQGSHVDSIVSDLPIPMISTSDIAAAAAHALVDPDWDGYVVRELLGERDVSYIEATTILGRHLGITDPRYVQLPYADMASVLTTIGFSLEYSHHYVDMTRAFNSGELTEPVPRTSANTTATSIEAFAASLSVAGSPS; this is encoded by the coding sequence ATGATCACGGTGATGGGTGCACGCGGACACGTCGGCAACAAGATCGCACACTTCCTACTCGATGACGGCCTACCTGTTCGAGTCCTGGGAAGAAGCGCGAGGACGCTGGATGATCTCGCGGAGCGCGGAGCGGAAGTGCAGGAATGCGATCTCTTGGACACCACTCGGCTCGCTGAGCTGCTACACGAGGGCTCCGCGCTGTTCGCGATGGTCCCGAGCAATCCGTTCACCGAGAACTATTCGGCCGAACAGGACCGATTCGGGGCGTCGATTGCATCGGCCATATCCGTGAGCAAAGTACCCACAGTCGTCACGTTGAGCAGCCTGGGCGCCGACCGACTAGACGCACCGGGAGTGATCGGCGCGCTGCATCGCCAGGAGGCTCGACTTCGGGCCCTCACCGGCGTTCGCGTGACGGCCCTGCGTCCGGTGTCCTTCTTCGAGAATCTGCTGGCAGCCGTCGACCAGCTTGTCCAGCAAGGCAGCCACGTCGATTCGATCGTGTCGGATCTACCTATCCCGATGATCTCGACCAGTGATATCGCGGCCGCCGCAGCACATGCGCTCGTCGACCCCGATTGGGACGGTTATGTCGTCCGAGAACTCCTGGGTGAACGTGACGTGAGCTACATCGAAGCCACCACCATTCTGGGTAGGCACCTCGGCATCACCGATCCGCGGTATGTCCAACTGCCGTACGCCGACATGGCATCGGTTCTGACAACCATCGGATTTTCGCTCGAGTACTCCCACCACTACGTAGACATGACCCGGGCGTTCAACAGCGGTGAACTAACCGAGCCGGTACCTCGCACATCCGCGAACACCACGGCCACGAGCATCGAAGCGTTCGCTGCGTCGTTGTCCGTAGCGGGGAGCCCTTCGTGA
- a CDS encoding AraC family transcriptional regulator, translating to MRGEDPWRSSDPLGEALHFLRMTGTFYCRSELSEPWGLEMPLMEDCLWFHVVTSGRCLLSVEGTQPRYLVPGEFALIPHGLGHMLSSDVDAVKDAPMVHDLPHDYVSDRYAVIQHGSGGAATTLVCGAVRLDHPSAARLIRSLPPLVVVESAPSPHLSWMYSTLGLVADEARQCRPGGEAVITRLSDILVIQALRSWIEHDSAAKVGWLGALQDVSIGPALALIHREPDHRWTVASLATRVSMSRSAFSARFTSMVGESPMHYLAEWRMRSAHDALRSDDVSVAELAKRSGYQSEAAFSRAFKRMLGVSPGSVRRRVDVSLVP from the coding sequence ATGCGAGGAGAAGATCCGTGGAGATCGTCGGACCCGTTGGGTGAGGCGCTGCATTTTCTCCGGATGACGGGCACGTTCTACTGCCGATCCGAGCTGTCCGAGCCTTGGGGCCTGGAGATGCCGTTGATGGAGGACTGCCTGTGGTTCCATGTCGTCACCAGTGGAAGATGCCTGCTCAGCGTCGAAGGTACTCAACCACGTTATTTGGTTCCCGGTGAGTTCGCTCTGATACCACACGGTCTCGGGCACATGCTGTCCAGCGATGTCGATGCAGTGAAGGATGCGCCCATGGTCCATGACCTACCGCACGACTACGTCAGCGATCGGTACGCGGTCATTCAACACGGGAGTGGGGGCGCGGCAACAACATTGGTCTGTGGTGCAGTACGTCTCGACCACCCGTCGGCGGCTCGATTGATCCGATCGCTTCCACCTCTGGTCGTCGTCGAATCCGCGCCGTCGCCACACCTGTCGTGGATGTATAGCACGCTCGGTTTGGTCGCTGATGAGGCGCGGCAATGTCGGCCCGGGGGAGAGGCAGTCATTACTCGGTTGTCGGACATCCTTGTCATACAGGCACTTCGGTCATGGATCGAACATGATTCAGCGGCGAAGGTCGGTTGGCTCGGTGCACTGCAGGATGTAAGCATCGGGCCCGCATTGGCTTTGATTCATCGAGAACCCGACCATCGATGGACGGTCGCGTCTTTGGCTACAAGGGTGTCGATGTCGAGGTCGGCATTCTCAGCGAGATTTACGTCGATGGTCGGCGAATCGCCTATGCATTATCTTGCGGAGTGGCGAATGCGGAGCGCTCATGATGCTCTTCGGTCCGATGATGTCTCCGTGGCGGAACTGGCCAAACGTAGCGGCTACCAATCCGAAGCAGCATTTTCGAGAGCATTCAAACGAATGCTCGGCGTCTCGCCGGGAAGCGTTCGACGCCGTGTCGACGTCTCGCTGGTGCCGTGA